Genomic DNA from Pseudomonas sp. CCC3.1:
CAGGCGGTCGGGTTTCTTGGGCTGGTGCTGTGGCCGCTTGAAATGCCACATCTGTGGGTCGCATTGATTGGTTTCGGGCTGGGTGCTTGCTTCGCCTTGAGCCTGATACTGACCCTCGACCATTGTCGCGAACCGCAGGAAGCCGGGCAGTTGGCGGCCTTCGTGCAAGGCGTGGGTTTTTTGATCAACGCTGTGTCGCCGTGGTTGACCGGCTGGCTGCGTGAACTCACGGGTAGCTTTGTCAGTGCGTGGTGCGTGCTGATTGTCGGGGTTGTGTCGATGCTGGTACTGACCCGAACGTTCAGTCCCGCGAGTTATCGCAACAGGCCATCGCCCTCTGTGTGTTCAGGTACGCGGGCAGTAAATCCGTAAGTGGCTGGGTTGTCAGGCTTCAGATTCAAGTCGGGCAGGGGCATAGTCAGGAAATCGCTGTAAAGCCTCCTGCCTTCGTGCTCGACAACTTGCGGCTACTATCAAGTGATCTGCCCCGGACTCTCAGACCCATGCCCGTTGATCTAGAAGCGCTATACCCCAGACTGATCCATCTGATGCTGGACACGGTCTTTGTGGTCGATGCGAACAATCAGATTGTTTTTGTGAGTGATGCCTGTGAGGCGTTGCTCGGTTATCGTGCAGCTGAGCTGACCGCAACGGCGATCACCGACTATATGCATCCAGATGATCTGGCGATCACACGGGCCTCGATTGGCCGGGTCATGAATGGTCAGTCCCATGTCGATTTTCGCAACCGATTTATCCGCAAGGATGGAACTGTCGTGCACATTTTGTGGGCCGCGCTCTGGTCTGAGCAGGTCAATGCACGGATTGGTGTGGCGCGGGATGTGACGGCCCTCAGAAAAGCTGAAGAGGCACTGCATTTCCTCGCTCACCACGACCCGCTGACCGGGCTGACCAACCGATTGCTGTTTACTGATCGGCTCAGCGCAGCCCTGCGAGTAGCACGTCGGGGCACATGCAGCGTGGCGCTACTGTTTCTGGACCTCAATGACTTCAAGGGGATCAATGACGTTCATGGGCATGCCGCGGGCGATCGTGTGTTGTGTGCGATTGCCCGGCGGATCGAAGGCTGCGTCAGAGAGACAGACACCGTGGCCCGCATCGGAGGGGATGAATTTGTTGTGCTACTGACGGGTATCCAGTCTAGAGAGGCGGTTTCCACGAAAGTGCAGCAAATACTCTCGATCATGGACGAGCCGCTGGACGCTGAGTTCCACAGGGTCGACATGCCGTCATGCAGTATCGGCGTAGCCTGTTATCCCGAAGATGGGGAAGATGCCGACACGCTGCTTAGCCATGCGGACAGCGACATGTACCGGATAAAAAGGCTCCGCTCTGCTGGAGGGAGGAACGCCCGGGGTCACGCCTGAGCGCGCAGCCAGGTCAGTAAATCAGCCTGCGGGCTGCCGGGCTGCACGGGCTGGGGTGACAACAAGCAATAGCGCGAACCGTCTTCTACAAACCCCAGCGGCGCCGTCAGCAAACCGCTGTCCAAGTCGTCCCGCACCAGATGCCAGGGCGCCATCGCTACGCCAAGCCCGGCCACGGCGGCTTGCAGGCTGAAATAGAAGTGTTCGAAGGTCTGCGTCAGCCCACGTGGTAGCGGCTGTTTTGCAGTCATCGCCCAATCTGCCCAGGCGCTCGGTCGGGTGCGCGTGTGCAGGCACGCGGCGTCCTTTCGCAGCTCGTTGTGTTCATTGAACCAGGTATCGACCTTTTCCGGACGACAGACCGGCCCGGTCTTCTCCGCGAACAATGGCTCGGCGCAATAGTGCTCAGGCCAAGAAAAGTCATCGCGCCGTATGGCGAGATCGATGCCGCTGTTGAATGAAAACGGTCCGCCGCCAGCGACCAGATGCACGTCGATTCCTGGATGTTGGGCCTGGAAGGCTGGCCAGCGCGGTATTAACCAGCGCATCAACAGCGTTGGTTCGCACGACAGCACCCAACGCCGTTCTTTGCGAGCGCTGGCTCGTAATACGCCTACGGCCTGACGTATCACGCCCAGTCCATCGCCTACCGCCTGCGCCAGAGTTCGGCCTGCATCTGTCAGAAACACGCGACGGCTGCGGCGCTCGAACAGGGCAACTCCCAGCTCTTCTTCCAGCAGACGCACGGCGCGGCTAATTGCGCCGTGCGTGAGGTGCAACTCGGCGGCTGCGTGCGTGAAGTTTTCCAGGCGTGCGGCCGCCTCGAAACAGCGAAGTGCCAAAAGGGAAGGCAGGCGCGTGTCGCGAGATGGTGAGTCTGGCTCACCGTAATGGTCAGAAAACATCGTTATTCATGGAGCGCGATTCGCCTTTAGGATCTTGTTTTATTGAGACTGCCGAAAAGAATAAACCATGAATGAATTGATAGCTGTAATCACCATCACTGTATTAGCCGTTATCAGCCCGGGGCCGGATTTTGCGATGGTGACACGCAACAGTTTGCTGCTGTCACGTCGCGCGGGCGTTCTGACAGCCATCGGTATTGGGTTGGGCGTACTGGTGCATGTCACCTACACCCTGATTGGCGTCGGCGTGCTGATACAGCAGTCGCTTTGGCTGTTCAATGCGATCAAGTTGGCCGGTGCTGCCTATCTCGTCTACCTCGGCGTGAAAATGCTGCTTTCCAGGCCGGGAGAGACAACAGTCGATAGCAGTGTGGTGCCGATGTCGGATTGGGTGGCGTTACGTAATGGCTTTTTGACCAATGCTTTGAACCCCAAATCCATGGTGTTCATCATCAGCCTGTTTATGCAGGTGGTGCGGCCTGAGACCTCGCTGGAGGTACAAATAGGCTATGGGGTGTTTGTCTCCGTTGCCCATATGGTCTGGTTCGGCCTGGTCGCCATGTGCTTCTCGGCCGACGCCTTGCGCAAGCAGCTGTTGGCGATACGTCACTGGATTGATCGAGCCTTCGGCGGGTTGTTGGTCGGCTTTGGCGTCATGCTGGCCGTCGAGCACGGCGCGCACTGAAGGCGAGGCTCATCACTGATACTCGGCATCTTCACCGTTAATCGAAATCAAACGAACCGAGATTCTTAATGAGCCGTTCTCTTTCTATACCAGCGTCATGGATATAGTCATTATCCATGCCTCGGCAATAGCGTGGGTGTACGTCTACGGCCGTTTTTCTTTGCAGGCGAGCGCCCACAGGTGGTATTGCGCGGTTGCTGATCCCACGCTGATGCCTGCGACAGCTCCCACGAGGCGTGTTGGCGTAGCATCAATCTGCTTTCAAATTGGCCTGGTAGCGGATCCAGCCAGCGACTCGGCTGCCGCCGCCCTCGCGGTCTTTAGGGTGCATCCGGCCATCACTTACCGGCACTTCTGCAAAATCATAAGGGCTCATGCCTTCAATGCACGCCACATTAACGCCGTACTGGAGAGGTGATGAACGACGCTGATGGAATGTGTAGATCCCGCAGCGCGAGCAAAAGTAGTGCTTGGCTTCATGGGTATGGAATTGGTAGAGCGTCAACGCATCCTTGCCCTGCAACACCTCGATGTCTTGCTGGTCAACCGACACCGCGACAGCTCCGCGCATCGAGCAATAGGAGCAGTTGCACCTTAGCGCTGTGTTCACGCCGTTCGTGAGCTTTACGGTGAATTGAACAGTGCCGCAATGGCAAGCGGCCTGGTGAACGGGACGGGTATCGGTGTGCGAGTGCATAGCCTTCCTTTAATGTGTGCGACTCAAGATCGATTGATCGTAGCGCCTCGATACAGCTCTCGATACGCCGCGACCAATTTCCGGCACAGGCCTGCTATTTAAAATCAATGCCGTCACAGGTGCTGCGGCCAGGCATCGGTGACTTCATGCCACACCGCCTTCGATGACACATAAATGTGCTTTTGTTTATCGCAGGCGAGCGGTGTGTCCAGAGTGCCTAGGGCAATCGAGATCCAGTCGGCGTATTTTCCCTGAGCGGATGACCAGAACAGCGATGAGCCGCACTCGCCGCAAAACTGACGCAGCACCGACTCCGAAGACGAGAACGACTTAAGGCTATCGGCACCGTGGGTCAGCTCAAGCGCCTTGCGCAACACATTGCCATAGCTGGCAAAGGCCGCTCCGTGGCTTTTGCGACACTGGCCGCAATGGCAGTGAGAAATGACCTCAGGCCGAGAAGAAATTTGGTATTTGACAGCACCGCAAAGGCAACTGCCCAAGAAGAGGGGCGTCATGTTGGCAATATTCCAGGTGAGGAGAGTGTCAATCTAATCGTGGGTTGTTCCGTTCTCAACGCTTGCTGACGGCCAGCCGAACGGCAAACAGCACAAAGATCACGCCTGTAGTGCGGTCCATCCAGGTGACCACTTTCTCGCGCCGCAAAATACCGGCAAGCGGCTGGGTAGCACCAATCAGCGCCGCAGCCCATATCAAACCAATCAATACATGAATACTGACCAAGCCAAATGTCCAGGCAATCAGTGGTTGGCCTGGGGGAATGAACTGAGGCAGGAAGGAGACGTAGAAAATACCAATCTTGGGGTTAAGCAGGTTGCCCAGCATGCCCTTCAGAAACCAGTTAGCGTTTGGTTTGCCGTCTGTTTCAACCGAAGACAGCGAAGTCCGTGGGCGCAAAAGCATGTTCAAACCCAACCAGGCCAGATAAGCCGCGCCGCAGTACTTCAACAGATTGAAAGCCAGCTCCGACACCGCAATCAAAGCGCCCAGGCCAAAAGCCACGGCTGCGCCCCATAGCAGGCAGCCTGCGTTAATACCCAGCGCGGCGCGTAACGCCTGTTGTTTGCCTTCAACCGTCGCGGTCCTTAACACTAATGCCGTATCGAGCCCTGGCGTCAGCGTCAACAGCGTGGCGGCGAAGGTAAAGGCGAGAAGGTTATCGGCAAGGGTCATGGGATGAAACGCTGCAAAGTGGACAGTTGGCCACGTTATCACAGGGATGTGAGAAGGCCGATAAGGCAGTTGATCGACAAATCTCATGCACCAACAGTAAGCTCAACCGCAATACATAAAGGAAGACAGCACCTGGCGGTCTTCCTCCAGGCATTCCAGGGAGTGGTATGGGCTTTTTAGATCGGTTGTTTGGTGGGCGCTTTAGCATGCCCCCACCCGAGGAGACCAACCTTAGCGCTTCAGTAGTCATGAAAGAG
This window encodes:
- a CDS encoding sensor domain-containing diguanylate cyclase; translated protein: MPVDLEALYPRLIHLMLDTVFVVDANNQIVFVSDACEALLGYRAAELTATAITDYMHPDDLAITRASIGRVMNGQSHVDFRNRFIRKDGTVVHILWAALWSEQVNARIGVARDVTALRKAEEALHFLAHHDPLTGLTNRLLFTDRLSAALRVARRGTCSVALLFLDLNDFKGINDVHGHAAGDRVLCAIARRIEGCVRETDTVARIGGDEFVVLLTGIQSREAVSTKVQQILSIMDEPLDAEFHRVDMPSCSIGVACYPEDGEDADTLLSHADSDMYRIKRLRSAGGRNARGHA
- a CDS encoding LysR family transcriptional regulator — protein: MFSDHYGEPDSPSRDTRLPSLLALRCFEAAARLENFTHAAAELHLTHGAISRAVRLLEEELGVALFERRSRRVFLTDAGRTLAQAVGDGLGVIRQAVGVLRASARKERRWVLSCEPTLLMRWLIPRWPAFQAQHPGIDVHLVAGGGPFSFNSGIDLAIRRDDFSWPEHYCAEPLFAEKTGPVCRPEKVDTWFNEHNELRKDAACLHTRTRPSAWADWAMTAKQPLPRGLTQTFEHFYFSLQAAVAGLGVAMAPWHLVRDDLDSGLLTAPLGFVEDGSRYCLLSPQPVQPGSPQADLLTWLRAQA
- a CDS encoding LysE family translocator, whose protein sequence is MNELIAVITITVLAVISPGPDFAMVTRNSLLLSRRAGVLTAIGIGLGVLVHVTYTLIGVGVLIQQSLWLFNAIKLAGAAYLVYLGVKMLLSRPGETTVDSSVVPMSDWVALRNGFLTNALNPKSMVFIISLFMQVVRPETSLEVQIGYGVFVSVAHMVWFGLVAMCFSADALRKQLLAIRHWIDRAFGGLLVGFGVMLAVEHGAH
- a CDS encoding GFA family protein, which encodes MHSHTDTRPVHQAACHCGTVQFTVKLTNGVNTALRCNCSYCSMRGAVAVSVDQQDIEVLQGKDALTLYQFHTHEAKHYFCSRCGIYTFHQRRSSPLQYGVNVACIEGMSPYDFAEVPVSDGRMHPKDREGGGSRVAGWIRYQANLKAD
- a CDS encoding GFA family protein, giving the protein MTPLFLGSCLCGAVKYQISSRPEVISHCHCGQCRKSHGAAFASYGNVLRKALELTHGADSLKSFSSSESVLRQFCGECGSSLFWSSAQGKYADWISIALGTLDTPLACDKQKHIYVSSKAVWHEVTDAWPQHL
- a CDS encoding LysE family translocator, giving the protein MTLADNLLAFTFAATLLTLTPGLDTALVLRTATVEGKQQALRAALGINAGCLLWGAAVAFGLGALIAVSELAFNLLKYCGAAYLAWLGLNMLLRPRTSLSSVETDGKPNANWFLKGMLGNLLNPKIGIFYVSFLPQFIPPGQPLIAWTFGLVSIHVLIGLIWAAALIGATQPLAGILRREKVVTWMDRTTGVIFVLFAVRLAVSKR